A genome region from Patescibacteria group bacterium includes the following:
- the glmS gene encoding glutamine--fructose-6-phosphate transaminase (isomerizing) has protein sequence MTPYTRTRLDPVYLGIAHTRWATHGVPSEENAHPHSCCDGKIWIVHNGIIENYKNLKKDLEEKGHKFKSETDSEVVAYLIEENYRGDIYRALLDSLDKIEGAYGLAVFHVDYPNRLLAARKGSPLILGIGEDEYVIASDLSAILSYTKNVIFLEDDDVLDINKGTHKIVNRKLGSINEKTENIDWDLSMAEKGGYAHFTQKEIFEQPEALNNSIRGRIDLKNAQVKLGGLDRNDRLKNIDRLIIVACGTAYYAGAVARYMIEEYSGLNVSLEYASEFRYRKTNIDKNTAILAISQSGETADTIAALNEAINRGAFSLGIVNTVGSSISRLTDAGIYNHVGPEIGVASTKAFTSQLTILSLVTVLLGRQREMSFSTGKSILKELSSLSEKQEEVLNQKNIKQIAEKYFKINNIIYLGRKYNEPIAMEGALKMRELAYVNTLGLPSGELKHGSIALIDDEHLSIVIAPKDSVYEKNKSSIEEIKARKGSVIAITTEGNKELEDLADDVIYIPDTLELLTPILSVIPLQLLAYHFAVLRELDVDQPRNLAKSVTVE, from the coding sequence CATACCAGATGGGCGACTCATGGTGTGCCCAGTGAAGAGAATGCTCATCCTCATTCATGCTGTGATGGTAAGATTTGGATTGTGCATAATGGAATTATTGAAAATTATAAAAATCTTAAAAAGGATTTGGAAGAAAAGGGGCACAAATTTAAATCAGAAACAGACTCAGAAGTTGTCGCTTATTTGATAGAAGAGAATTATAGGGGAGATATTTACAGGGCATTGCTCGACTCTCTTGATAAAATAGAAGGTGCATATGGTTTGGCTGTTTTTCATGTGGATTATCCCAATCGACTTCTTGCTGCCAGAAAGGGAAGTCCGCTTATTCTTGGAATAGGTGAGGATGAATACGTGATTGCTTCAGATCTTTCAGCCATACTTAGTTATACCAAAAATGTTATATTTCTTGAGGACGATGATGTTCTAGATATAAATAAAGGTACTCATAAAATAGTTAATCGAAAATTGGGAAGTATAAATGAAAAGACAGAAAATATTGATTGGGACTTGAGTATGGCCGAAAAGGGCGGTTATGCCCACTTTACCCAAAAGGAAATATTTGAACAGCCCGAGGCTCTTAATAATTCTATTCGAGGAAGAATTGATTTAAAAAACGCTCAAGTTAAATTGGGCGGGCTTGATAGGAATGATAGATTAAAAAATATAGATAGATTAATTATTGTCGCCTGCGGAACAGCGTATTATGCAGGAGCAGTTGCTCGGTATATGATTGAAGAATACTCAGGACTCAATGTTAGTCTTGAGTATGCTAGTGAATTTAGATATCGGAAAACTAATATAGATAAAAATACTGCCATCTTGGCTATCAGTCAGTCTGGAGAAACAGCCGATACAATTGCTGCATTAAATGAAGCAATAAATAGGGGAGCCTTTAGTCTGGGTATCGTTAATACTGTCGGGTCATCAATATCTCGTTTGACGGATGCTGGAATCTATAATCATGTTGGTCCAGAAATAGGAGTGGCCTCCACCAAGGCATTTACCTCTCAATTAACAATTTTGTCTTTAGTTACTGTTCTTTTGGGAAGACAAAGAGAGATGTCTTTTAGCACCGGAAAAAGTATTTTAAAAGAATTGTCTTCTCTATCAGAAAAACAGGAAGAAGTGTTAAATCAAAAAAATATAAAACAGATTGCAGAAAAATATTTCAAGATTAATAATATAATATATTTAGGCAGAAAATATAATGAGCCCATTGCGATGGAGGGTGCTCTTAAAATGCGTGAATTGGCTTACGTAAATACACTCGGTCTTCCTTCGGGCGAATTAAAGCACGGTTCTATTGCCTTGATAGACGATGAACATTTGAGTATTGTAATTGCTCCAAAAGATAGTGTATATGAAAAAAATAAAAGCAGTATTGAGGAAATTAAAGCACGAAAGGGTAGTGTAATTGCAATCACTACCGAAGGCAATAAAGAATTGGAGGACTTAGCTGATGATGTTATCTATATTCCTGACACTTTGGAACTACTGACACCAATTTTGAGTGTTATCCCTCTTCAGCTACTCGCATATCATTTTGCCGTTTTAAGAGAACTAGATGTTGATCAACCAAGAAATTTAGCTAAATCAGTCACAGTTGAATAA